The Pseudomonas azadiae genome contains a region encoding:
- a CDS encoding glutamine synthetase family protein: MSVPPRAVQLNEANAFLKDHPEVLYVDLLIADMNGVVRGKRIERTSLHKVYEKGINLPASLFALDINGSTVESTGLGLDIGDADRICYPIPDTLCNEPWQKRPTAQLLMTMHELEGEPFFADPREVLRQVVSKFDDMGLTICAAFELEFYLIDQENVNGRPQPPRSPISGKRPHSTQVYLIDDLDEYVDCLQDILEGAKEQGIPADAIVKESAPAQFEVNLHHVADPIKACDYAVLLKRLIKNIAYDHEMDTTFMAKPYPGQAGNGLHVHISILDKDGKNIFASEDPEQNAALRHAIGGVLETLPAQMAFLCPNVNSYRRFGAQFYVPNSPCWGLDNRTVAIRVPTGSSDAVRIEHRVAGADANPYLLMASVLAGVHHGLTNKIEPGAPVEGNSYEQNEQSLPNNLRDALRELDDSEVMAKYIDPKYIDIFVACKESELEEFEHSISDLEYNWYLHTV; the protein is encoded by the coding sequence ATGTCGGTACCCCCGCGTGCCGTTCAGCTTAACGAAGCGAACGCGTTCCTTAAGGATCATCCTGAGGTTCTGTACGTAGACCTTCTAATTGCGGATATGAATGGTGTGGTGCGCGGCAAGCGCATCGAACGCACCAGCCTCCACAAGGTTTACGAGAAGGGCATTAACCTGCCTGCCTCTTTATTTGCCCTGGATATCAACGGCTCTACGGTGGAAAGCACCGGCCTGGGCCTGGACATCGGTGATGCTGACCGAATCTGTTATCCAATCCCCGACACCCTGTGCAATGAGCCCTGGCAAAAGCGCCCGACCGCGCAACTGCTGATGACCATGCACGAACTGGAAGGTGAACCGTTCTTCGCCGATCCGCGCGAAGTGCTCCGCCAGGTCGTCAGCAAGTTTGACGACATGGGCCTGACCATCTGCGCTGCCTTCGAGCTCGAGTTCTACCTGATCGACCAGGAAAACGTGAACGGCCGCCCTCAACCGCCGCGCTCGCCGATCTCGGGCAAACGCCCTCACTCGACACAGGTCTACCTGATCGACGACCTCGACGAATACGTCGACTGCCTCCAGGACATTCTGGAAGGTGCCAAGGAGCAAGGCATCCCGGCCGACGCCATCGTCAAGGAAAGTGCCCCGGCGCAGTTCGAAGTGAACCTGCACCACGTGGCCGACCCGATCAAGGCCTGCGACTACGCCGTACTGCTCAAGCGCCTGATCAAGAACATCGCCTACGACCATGAGATGGACACCACCTTCATGGCCAAGCCTTACCCGGGCCAGGCAGGCAACGGTTTGCACGTACACATCTCCATTCTGGACAAGGACGGCAAGAACATCTTTGCCAGCGAGGATCCCGAGCAGAACGCCGCATTGCGTCACGCGATCGGCGGTGTGCTCGAGACCCTGCCCGCCCAGATGGCGTTCCTGTGCCCCAACGTGAACTCCTACCGGCGTTTCGGCGCACAGTTCTACGTGCCGAACTCGCCGTGCTGGGGCCTGGACAACCGCACCGTGGCGATTCGCGTACCGACCGGCTCGTCCGATGCCGTACGTATCGAACACCGCGTGGCCGGCGCCGATGCCAACCCTTACCTGCTGATGGCCTCGGTCCTGGCAGGCGTGCACCACGGTCTGACCAACAAGATCGAACCTGGCGCACCGGTGGAAGGCAACAGCTACGAGCAGAACGAACAAAGCCTGCCGAACAACCTGCGTGATGCACTGCGTGAGCTGGACGACAGCGAAGTGATGGCCAAGTACATCGATCCTAAATACATCGATATCTTTGTGGCCTGTAAGGAAAGTGAGCTGGAGGAGTTCGAACACTCCATCTCCGACCTTGAGTACAACTGGTACCTGCATACCGTGTAA
- a CDS encoding TetR/AcrR family transcriptional regulator, which translates to MTTRPAAPRKPRARSQARIDAILDAARTLLATEGVASLSIYSVAERAQIPPSSVYHFFASVPALLEALTADVHAAFRAAIQAPIDHESLKHWRDLSCIVEQRMLVIYDQDAAARQLILAQHGLTEVTQADRQHDLELGDLMLEVFNRHFEVPTLPSDVDVFALALELSDRVYARSVHQHGLITPRMAEEGMRVFDAYVGLYLPAYLPKR; encoded by the coding sequence ATGACCACCCGCCCCGCCGCCCCTCGCAAACCCCGCGCCCGCAGCCAGGCGCGGATCGACGCGATACTCGACGCGGCCCGCACCTTGCTGGCCACCGAAGGCGTGGCGAGTTTGTCGATCTACAGCGTGGCCGAGCGGGCGCAGATTCCGCCCTCGTCGGTGTATCACTTTTTCGCCAGCGTACCGGCGCTCCTGGAAGCATTGACCGCCGACGTACACGCCGCTTTCCGCGCCGCGATCCAGGCGCCCATCGATCATGAATCACTCAAGCACTGGCGCGACCTGTCCTGCATCGTCGAGCAGCGCATGCTCGTCATCTACGACCAGGACGCCGCCGCGCGCCAGTTGATCCTGGCCCAGCACGGGCTCACCGAGGTGACCCAGGCCGACCGCCAGCATGACCTGGAGTTGGGGGATTTGATGCTGGAGGTGTTCAACCGCCACTTCGAAGTGCCAACGCTACCGAGCGATGTGGATGTGTTTGCCTTGGCGCTGGAATTGAGCGACCGTGTCTATGCGCGCTCGGTGCATCAGCATGGCCTGATCACGCCGCGCATGGCGGAGGAAGGGATGCGGGTGTTTGATGCGTATGTGGGGCTTTATTTGCCGGCGTATTTGCCTAAGCGCTGA
- a CDS encoding TOBE domain-containing protein — translation MTIKAINVRNQFKGTIKEIVEGDVLSEIDVQTASGIVTSVITTRSVRELELVIGSEVIAFVKSTEVSIAKL, via the coding sequence ATGACCATCAAAGCCATCAACGTACGCAACCAGTTCAAGGGCACCATCAAGGAAATCGTCGAAGGCGACGTGCTGTCGGAAATCGACGTGCAGACCGCGTCCGGCATCGTCACGTCCGTGATCACGACCCGCTCGGTCAGGGAGCTGGAACTGGTGATTGGCAGTGAGGTGATTGCGTTTGTGAAGTCCACCGAGGTGTCGATTGCCAAGTTGTGA
- the ssuB gene encoding aliphatic sulfonates ABC transporter ATP-binding protein → MTAQQPPRLLKGIPLAVRKLRKAFGAREVLKDIDLHIPAGQFVAVVGRSGCGKSTLLRLLAGLDKASGGELLAGSAPLAEAIADTRLMFQEARLLPWKKIIDNVGLGLKDNWRPKALQALEAVGLAERANEWPAALSGGQKQRVALARALIHQPRLLLLDEPLGALDALTRIEMQQLIENLWRKHGFTVLLVTHDVSEAVAIADRVILIEDGEVGLDLIVDLPRPRARGSHRLAALEAEVLNRVLSLPGTPPEPEPVSPLPTQLRWAQ, encoded by the coding sequence ATGACAGCTCAACAACCCCCGCGCCTGCTCAAGGGCATTCCCCTGGCGGTACGCAAACTGCGCAAGGCCTTTGGCGCGCGCGAAGTGCTCAAGGACATCGACCTGCACATTCCTGCCGGTCAGTTCGTGGCGGTGGTCGGTCGCAGCGGCTGCGGCAAAAGTACTTTGCTGCGCCTGCTGGCCGGCCTGGACAAAGCCAGCGGCGGTGAGCTGTTGGCCGGTTCCGCGCCACTGGCCGAGGCGATCGCGGATACGCGGTTGATGTTCCAGGAGGCGCGCCTGCTGCCGTGGAAAAAGATCATCGATAACGTCGGCCTGGGCCTTAAAGACAACTGGCGGCCTAAAGCCCTGCAAGCCCTGGAAGCGGTCGGCCTGGCCGAGCGGGCCAATGAATGGCCGGCGGCGCTGTCCGGTGGGCAGAAGCAACGCGTGGCCCTGGCGCGTGCGTTGATCCACCAACCGCGCCTGCTGTTGCTCGATGAGCCGTTGGGCGCGCTGGATGCCCTGACCCGTATCGAGATGCAGCAACTGATCGAAAACCTCTGGCGCAAGCACGGCTTCACCGTGTTGCTGGTGACCCACGACGTCAGCGAAGCGGTGGCCATTGCCGATCGGGTGATCCTGATCGAAGACGGCGAAGTCGGCCTCGACCTGATCGTCGACCTGCCACGTCCACGGGCCCGCGGCTCGCACCGCCTGGCCGCGCTGGAAGCCGAAGTGCTCAACCGTGTGCTGTCTTTACCCGGCACGCCGCCGGAACCTGAACCTGTTTCACCGCTGCCGACGCAATTGCGTTGGGCTCAATAA
- a CDS encoding aspartate aminotransferase family protein, whose translation MSSNNPQTREWQALSSDHHLAPFSDFKQLKEKGPRIITKAHGVYLWDSEGNKILDGMAGLWCVAIGYGRDELADAAAKQMKELPYYNLFFQTAHPPVLELAKAIAGIAPAGMNHVFFTGSGSEGNDTMLRMVRHYWAIKGQPNKKTIISRKNGYHGSTVAGASLGGMTYMHEQGDLPIPGICHIAQPYWFGEGGDMSPDEFGIWAANQLEEKILELGVDSVGAFIAEPIQGAGGVIVPPATYWPRIKEILAKYDILFVADEVICGFGRTGEWFGSDFYDLKPHMMTIAKGLTSGYIPMGGLIVRDEVVAVLNEGGDFNHGFTYSGHPVAAAVALENIRIMRDEKIVSRVRDETAPYLQKRLRELADHPLVGEVRGVGMLGAIELVQDRATRKRYEGKGVGMICRNFCFNNGLIMRAVGDTMIISPPLVISKTEIDELVTKARTCLDLTLAALQG comes from the coding sequence ATGTCCAGCAACAACCCGCAAACCCGTGAATGGCAAGCCTTGAGCAGCGATCACCACCTGGCGCCGTTCAGCGACTTCAAGCAATTGAAGGAGAAAGGTCCACGCATCATTACCAAAGCCCACGGCGTTTACCTGTGGGACAGCGAAGGCAACAAGATCCTCGACGGCATGGCCGGCCTGTGGTGCGTGGCGATCGGTTACGGTCGCGATGAACTGGCTGACGCCGCCGCCAAGCAGATGAAAGAACTGCCGTACTACAACCTGTTCTTCCAGACCGCTCACCCGCCGGTGCTGGAACTGGCCAAGGCCATTGCAGGCATCGCGCCTGCCGGCATGAACCATGTGTTTTTCACCGGTTCCGGCTCCGAAGGCAACGACACCATGTTGCGCATGGTCCGCCACTATTGGGCGATCAAGGGCCAGCCCAACAAGAAAACCATCATCAGCCGCAAGAATGGCTACCACGGCTCCACCGTGGCCGGCGCCAGCCTGGGCGGCATGACCTACATGCATGAACAGGGCGACCTGCCGATCCCGGGCATCTGCCACATCGCCCAGCCGTACTGGTTTGGCGAAGGCGGTGACATGAGCCCCGACGAGTTCGGCATCTGGGCGGCCAACCAGTTGGAAGAAAAGATCCTGGAACTGGGCGTGGACAGCGTCGGTGCCTTTATTGCCGAGCCGATTCAGGGCGCCGGTGGCGTGATCGTTCCGCCTGCGACCTACTGGCCGCGCATCAAGGAAATCCTCGCCAAGTACGACATCCTGTTTGTCGCCGATGAAGTGATCTGCGGTTTCGGCCGCACCGGTGAGTGGTTCGGTAGCGATTTCTACGACCTCAAGCCCCACATGATGACCATCGCCAAGGGCCTGACCTCGGGTTACATCCCCATGGGCGGCCTGATCGTGCGCGATGAAGTGGTGGCCGTACTGAACGAAGGCGGTGATTTCAACCACGGCTTCACCTACTCCGGCCACCCGGTGGCCGCTGCGGTGGCGCTGGAAAACATCCGCATCATGCGCGACGAAAAGATCGTCAGCCGCGTTCGCGACGAAACGGCACCGTATTTGCAGAAGCGTCTGAGGGAACTGGCGGATCATCCGCTGGTGGGCGAAGTGCGCGGCGTAGGCATGCTTGGGGCGATCGAGCTGGTGCAGGACAGAGCCACGCGCAAGCGTTATGAAGGCAAAGGCGTGGGTATGATTTGCCGCAATTTCTGCTTCAATAACGGCCTGATCATGCGCGCGGTAGGCGACACCATGATCATTTCGCCGCCACTGGTGATCAGCAAGACCGAAATCGACGAGTTGGTGACCAAGGCGCGTACATGCCTGGACCTGACCTTGGCGGCATTGCAGGGCTAA
- a CDS encoding glutamine synthetase family protein: MSNNLDQLTDWLKDHKITEVECMIGDLTGITRGKISPTNKFIAEKGMRLPESVLLQTVTGDYVEDDIYYELLDPADIDMICRPDQNAVFLVPWAIEPTAQVIHDTYDKQGNPIELSPRNVLKKVLKLYADRGWQPIVAPEMEFYLTKRCEDPDFPLQPPIGRSGRPETGRQSFSIEAANEFDPLFEDVYDWCELQELDLDTLIHEDGTAQMEINFRHGDALSLADQILVFKRTMREAALKHNVAATFMAKPMTGEPGSAMHLHQSIIDITTGKNVFSNEDGSMSQLFLNHIGGLQKFIPELLPLFAPNVNSFRRFLPDTSAPVNVEWGEENRTVGLRVPDAGPQNRRVENRLPGADANPYLAIAASLLCGYIGMVEGHNPSAPVVGRGYERRNLRLPLTIEDALERMENSKTIEKYLGQKFITGYVAVKRAEHENFKRVISSWEREFLLFAV; the protein is encoded by the coding sequence ATGAGTAACAACCTCGACCAGCTCACCGATTGGTTGAAAGACCACAAGATCACAGAAGTCGAATGCATGATTGGCGACCTCACCGGTATCACCCGTGGCAAGATCTCGCCGACCAACAAGTTCATCGCCGAAAAAGGCATGCGCCTGCCCGAGAGCGTTCTGTTGCAGACCGTGACCGGCGACTATGTCGAAGACGACATCTATTACGAATTGCTCGACCCGGCGGACATCGACATGATCTGCCGCCCCGACCAGAACGCAGTCTTCCTGGTGCCCTGGGCCATCGAACCGACCGCCCAGGTGATCCACGACACCTACGACAAGCAAGGCAACCCGATCGAGCTGTCGCCGCGCAACGTGCTCAAGAAAGTCCTCAAGCTCTACGCCGACCGCGGCTGGCAGCCCATCGTGGCGCCGGAGATGGAGTTCTACCTGACCAAGCGCTGCGAAGACCCGGACTTCCCGCTGCAACCGCCGATTGGCCGTTCCGGGCGCCCGGAGACCGGTCGCCAATCCTTCTCTATAGAAGCGGCCAACGAATTCGACCCTTTGTTCGAAGACGTCTACGACTGGTGCGAACTGCAGGAGCTGGACCTCGACACTCTGATTCATGAAGACGGCACCGCGCAGATGGAAATCAACTTCCGTCACGGCGATGCCCTGTCCTTGGCCGACCAGATCCTGGTGTTCAAGCGCACCATGCGTGAAGCCGCGCTCAAGCACAACGTGGCCGCCACCTTCATGGCCAAGCCCATGACCGGCGAGCCTGGCAGCGCGATGCACCTGCACCAGAGCATCATCGACATCACCACCGGCAAGAACGTCTTCTCCAACGAAGACGGGAGCATGAGCCAGCTGTTTCTCAACCACATTGGCGGCCTGCAGAAATTCATTCCCGAATTGCTGCCGTTGTTTGCCCCCAACGTGAACTCGTTCCGCCGCTTCCTGCCCGACACCTCGGCGCCGGTGAACGTGGAGTGGGGCGAAGAAAACCGCACTGTCGGCCTGCGCGTACCGGATGCCGGCCCGCAGAACCGCCGGGTGGAAAACCGCCTGCCGGGCGCCGACGCCAACCCGTACCTGGCGATTGCCGCCAGCCTGCTGTGCGGCTACATCGGTATGGTCGAAGGCCATAATCCGAGCGCGCCGGTGGTGGGCCGTGGTTACGAGCGCCGCAACCTGCGCCTGCCGTTGACCATCGAAGACGCTCTGGAGCGCATGGAAAACAGCAAGACCATCGAGAAATACCTGGGTCAGAAGTTCATCACAGGCTACGTCGCGGTCAAGCGGGCCGAGCATGAAAACTTCAAGCGCGTGATCAGTTCGTGGGAGCGGGAATTCCTGCTCTTCGCCGTCTGA
- the ssuC gene encoding aliphatic sulfonate ABC transporter permease SsuC — translation MNIEKLSHRVAPWVLPILLLAVWQLSVSAGWLSTRILPAPSAVIEAGVNLIASGEIWMHLAISGWRAGLGFVIGGSIGLALGFVTGLSTWGERLLDSSVQMIRNVPHLALIPLVILWFGIDETAKIFLVALGTLFPIYLNTYHGIRNVDPALVEMSRSYGLSGFSLFWQVILPGALPSILVGVRFALGFMWLTLIVAETISASSGIGYLAMNAREFLQTDVVVLAIVMYAILGKLADLAARGLERVWLRWHPAYQGNKGGAA, via the coding sequence ATGAATATTGAAAAACTAAGCCACCGTGTGGCGCCCTGGGTTCTGCCGATTCTGCTGCTGGCGGTGTGGCAGCTGTCGGTGTCGGCGGGCTGGTTGTCGACACGCATCCTGCCGGCGCCCAGCGCGGTGATCGAAGCGGGCGTCAACCTGATAGCCAGCGGTGAGATCTGGATGCACCTGGCCATCAGTGGCTGGCGTGCGGGCCTGGGTTTTGTGATCGGCGGCAGCATTGGCCTGGCCCTGGGTTTTGTCACCGGCCTGTCAACGTGGGGCGAACGCCTGCTGGACAGCTCGGTGCAGATGATCCGTAACGTGCCGCACCTGGCGCTGATTCCCTTGGTGATCCTGTGGTTCGGCATTGACGAGACGGCGAAGATTTTCCTGGTCGCGCTCGGCACGCTGTTCCCGATTTACCTGAATACCTACCACGGCATCCGCAACGTCGACCCGGCGCTGGTGGAAATGTCGCGCAGTTATGGCTTGTCCGGCTTCAGCCTGTTCTGGCAGGTGATCCTGCCGGGCGCGCTGCCGTCGATCCTGGTAGGTGTGCGGTTTGCGCTGGGCTTCATGTGGCTGACGCTGATCGTGGCGGAAACCATCTCGGCCAGCTCGGGCATCGGTTACCTGGCGATGAACGCGCGTGAATTCCTGCAAACCGACGTGGTGGTGCTGGCCATCGTGATGTACGCCATCCTCGGCAAGCTCGCCGACCTGGCGGCTCGCGGCCTGGAACGGGTGTGGCTGCGCTGGCATCCGGCTTATCAGGGCAACAAAGGAGGCGCGGCATGA
- the ssuD gene encoding FMNH2-dependent alkanesulfonate monooxygenase yields the protein MSLNIFWFLPTHGDGHYLGTAEGARAVDHGYLQQVAQAADRLGFGGVLIPTGRSCEDSWLVAASLIPVTQRLKFLVALRPGIISPTVAARQAATLDRLSGGRALFNLVTGGDPEELAGDGLFLNHEERYQASVEFTRIWRRVLEGETVDYDGEHISVKGAKLLYPPIQQPRPPLYFGGSSEAAQDLAAEQVEMVLTWGEPPAAVAEKIAQVRAKAAKLGRTVRFGIRLHVIVRETNAEAWQAADKLISHVDDETIARAQASLSRFDSVGQQRMAALHGGSRDNLEVSPNLWAGVGLVRGGAGTALVGDGPTVAARVNEYAALGIDTFIFSGYPHLEESYRVAELLFPHLNVERPELPKGAGYVSPFGEMVANDILPKAASQS from the coding sequence ATGAGCCTCAATATTTTCTGGTTCCTGCCTACTCACGGCGACGGCCATTACCTCGGCACCGCCGAAGGCGCTCGCGCCGTCGATCACGGTTACCTGCAGCAAGTGGCCCAGGCTGCCGACCGCCTGGGCTTCGGCGGGGTGCTGATCCCCACCGGGCGCTCCTGCGAAGACTCGTGGCTGGTCGCGGCGTCGCTGATCCCGGTGACCCAGCGTTTGAAATTCCTCGTCGCGCTGCGCCCCGGGATCATTTCCCCGACGGTGGCCGCGCGCCAGGCCGCGACCCTGGACCGGTTGTCCGGCGGCCGTGCGCTGTTCAACCTGGTCACTGGCGGCGACCCGGAAGAGCTGGCCGGCGACGGTTTGTTCCTCAACCATGAAGAGCGCTACCAGGCCTCGGTGGAGTTCACCCGCATCTGGCGCCGCGTGCTCGAAGGCGAAACCGTGGACTACGACGGCGAGCACATCAGCGTCAAAGGCGCCAAGCTGCTCTACCCGCCGATCCAGCAGCCTCGTCCGCCGCTGTACTTCGGCGGTTCTTCCGAAGCGGCGCAGGACCTGGCGGCCGAGCAGGTTGAGATGGTGCTGACGTGGGGCGAGCCACCGGCCGCCGTCGCGGAAAAAATCGCCCAGGTACGGGCCAAGGCCGCGAAGCTTGGGCGCACCGTGCGCTTCGGTATTCGCCTGCATGTGATCGTGCGCGAAACCAACGCCGAAGCCTGGCAGGCCGCCGACAAACTGATTTCCCATGTGGACGATGAGACCATCGCCCGCGCCCAGGCCTCGCTGTCGCGCTTTGACTCGGTGGGCCAGCAACGCATGGCTGCCTTGCATGGTGGCAGTCGCGACAACCTCGAAGTCAGCCCCAACCTGTGGGCCGGTGTCGGCCTGGTACGCGGCGGTGCCGGTACCGCGCTGGTAGGCGATGGCCCAACCGTAGCGGCACGGGTCAATGAGTACGCGGCGTTGGGCATCGACACGTTTATTTTTTCCGGTTATCCACACCTGGAAGAGTCGTATCGAGTCGCCGAGCTGCTGTTTCCCCACCTGAATGTCGAACGTCCCGAGCTGCCAAAAGGCGCCGGATATGTGAGCCCGTTCGGTGAGATGGTGGCCAACGATATTCTTCCCAAAGCTGCGTCGCAGAGCTGA